From a single Nicotiana tomentosiformis chromosome 2, ASM39032v3, whole genome shotgun sequence genomic region:
- the LOC104108287 gene encoding BTB/POZ domain-containing protein At4g08455 translates to MRRHHRRRSSTPSVDFGEDEEDDEEEETSSEARMKCVSCKEDYSSRDAGTCRECYEEASETEEELKREIEDLKSKVNFLRFWAPPDPLHHLHHQRSSSTNTVPFCSDVVLVASHDDENGKSTPHPVPVPANRAVLASRSPVFRAMLENEMEESLSGTIKISDVSYDALRAFVTYLYTADACLDELMACDLLVLAEKYQVKHLKTYCEKFLISKLNWENSLPNYAFAHQHNAKNLLDAALSLIMENMDKLSKREEYKELVEKDPRLVVEIYEAYLSKQVNTAVHKDPVAKA, encoded by the exons atgagaAGGCATCACCGGCGGCGATCATCGACGCCGTCAGTGGACTTCGGAGAAGACGAGGAAGACGACGAGGAAGAAGAAACATCATCGGAAGCACGAATGAAGTGCGTGTCATGTAAAGAAGATTACAGCTCACGTGACGCGGGCACGTGCAGGGAGTGTTACGAGGAAGCTAGCGAGACAGAGGAAGAGCTGAAGCGTGAGATCGAAGACCTTAAATCCAAAGTCAACTTCCTCCGTTTCTGGGCCCCACCTGACCCTCTCCACCACCTCCACCACCAACGGTCTTCTTCCACTAATACCGTACCCTTCTGCTCCGACGTCGTTTTGGTCGCTTCTCATGATGATGAAAATGGAAAGTCTACCCCTCACCCTGTTCCCGTTCCTGCAAATCGCGCTGTTCTG GCCAGTCGTTCCCCAGTGTTCAGAGCTATGCTTGAAAATGAGATGGAAGAAAGCCTTAGCGGCACAATTAAAATTAGTGACGTGTCATATGATGCACTTCGTGCTTTTGTGACCTATTTATACACTGCCGACGCGTGCCTAGATGAGCTTATGGCTTGTGACCTTCTCGTTCTGGCAGAAAAATACCAAGTGAAGCATCTGAAGACGTATTGTGAGAAGTTTCTGATTTCCAAATTAAACTGGGAGAACTCACTTCCTAACTATGCCTTTGCTCACCAACACAATGCAAAGAACTTGCTTGATGCAGCCCTGTCATTGATCATGGAAAATATGGACAAGCTGAGCAAGCGAGAAGAATACAAAGAACTTGTGGAGAAAGATCCCAGGCTTGTTGTAGAAATCTATGAAGCTTACCTTTCCAAACAGGTGAACACTGCTGTGCATAAAGATCCAGTTGCTAAAGCATAG
- the LOC138905837 gene encoding acyltransferase Pun1-like, with protein MALPSLPLALGTKKFTIKPICPTPSAVRHHKLSFIEQAYGHMYMPLSFFYPKHKENPTRAELLSALIFKCAARVKSTSTSFRPCKLVQFVDLRYFLNPRLPRNSVGNIISIFFTTASNKGEMQLPRLVCELRNEVELLFKRDHVRQNELVLTILECIEKGEAPFSNEEFDTYVCSNLINFPLSSTEFGLGRHIRMSSAPDPSKNSFFLVGDKIKINGGVEARVILDAQHRSALECDEEFLEFAIPLPSH; from the exons ATGGCTTTACCATCACTGCCACTTGCGTTAGGTACTAAAAAGTTTACTATCAAGCCTATCTGTCCAACACCTTCTGCTGTTAGACATCACAAACTCTCTTTTATTGAACAAGCTTATGGTCACATGTACATGCCTTTGTCCTTCTTCTATCCCAAGCATAAAGAG AATCCAACTCGTGCTGAGCTTTTGAGTGCACTTATTTTCAAGTGTGCTGCAAGGGTAAAATCTACTAGTACTTCCTTTAGGCCATGTAAGTTGGTTCAATTTGTGGATCTTCGTTATTTCCTTAACCCGCGCTTGCCACGTAACTCCGTTGGAAATATTATCTCTATATTTTTCACAACAGCAAGTAATAAGGGAGAAATGCAATTACCAAGATTAGTATGTGAACTCAGAAATGAAGTTGAACTGCTGTTCAAGAGAGACCACGTTAGGCAAAATGAGTTAGTGCTGACAATTCTTGAATGTATTGAAAAAGGGGAAGCACCATTTTCCAATGAGGAATTTGATACTTATGTCTGCAGCAATTTAATCAATTTTCCACTTTCAAGCACAGAGTTTGGATTGGGAAGACATATAAGGATGAGTTCAGCACCTGATCCATCAAAGAATTCATTCTTCTTAGTTGGTGACAAGATCAAGATCAATGGTGGTGTTGAGGCACGAGTAATTTTAGATGCTCAACATAGGTCTGCCCTTGAATGTGATGAAGAATTCCTTGAGTTTGCTATCCCACTTCCAAGTCATTAA